A portion of the Punica granatum isolate Tunisia-2019 chromosome 7, ASM765513v2, whole genome shotgun sequence genome contains these proteins:
- the LOC116214730 gene encoding DNA mismatch repair protein MSH2, with product MDDTFGEQNKLPEFKLDSKQAQGFLSFFKTLPNDSRAVRFFDRRDYYTAHGENATFIAKTYYHTTTALRQLGSGADALSSVSVSKNMFETIARDVLLERTDHTLELYEGNGSNWRLVRTGSPGNLGNFEDVLFANHEMQEAPAVVAVILNFRDAGYTVGLSYVDLTNRILGLAEFIDDSHFTNLESALVALGCKECLLPAEGSKSGESRTLYDALGRCGVMVTERKKAEFKTRDLVEDLSRLVKGATQPIRDLLSGFELSPGALGALLSYAELLADETNYGNYTIRKYSLDSYMRLDSAAMRALNVLESKTDANKNFSLFGLMNRTCTAGMGRRLLHKWLKQPLLDVNEINMRLDLVQAFVEDTALRQDLRQHLKRISDIERLTHNLERKRAGLQHVVKLYQSSIRLPYIKNALQNYEGQFSTLIKEKYLDELEILIDDDKLGKFITLVETAVDLDQLENGEFMISPAYDSALCALKDEQELLEQQIRNLHKQTANDLDLPMDKALKLDKGTQFGHVFRITKKEEPKIRKKLSTQFIVLETRKDGVKFTNTKLKKLGDQYQKILEEYKTRQRHLVNKVVETSASFAVVFESLAALLAQLDVLLSFADLATSCPASYTRPDITPFDVGDIILEGSRHPCVEAQDWVNFIPNDCKLVRGKSWFQIITGPNMGGKSTFIRQVGVNILMAQVGCFVPCDKASISVRDCIFARVGAGDCQLRGVSTFMQEMLETASILKGATDKSLIIIDELGRGTSTYDGFGLAWAICEHLVEVIKAPTLFATHFHELTALAHENVDQIGGKQFAGIANYHVSAHIDASSRKLTMLYKVEPGACDQSFGIHVAEFANFPESVVALAREKAAELEDFSPAEILTYEAGEKEGSKRKREYDPDDMSRGATRARQFLKAFADLPLESMDVQEALHCVSELKDGLEKDAVNSKWLQQFL from the exons ATGGACGACACTTTCGGGGAACAGAACAAGCTTCCCGAGTTCAAGCTAG ATAGTAAGCAAGCTCAAGGGTTCCTGTCCTTCTTCAAAACCCTACCCAAT GACTCGAGGGCTGTTCGGTTCTTTGACCGCAGG GACTATTATACAGCACATGGGGAAAATGCAACTTTCATTGCAAAGACATACTACCACACTACTACGGCCTTGCGACAATTGGGGAGTGGAGCTGATGCTCTTTCCAGTGTCAGTGTCAGTAAAAACATGTTCGAAACAATTGCTCGTGACGTCCTTCTGGAGAGAACAGACCACACCCTCGAGCTATATGAAGGCAATGGTTCAAATTGGAGACTTGTGAGGACTGGGAGTCCTGGAAATCTCGGAAATTTTGAAGATGTTTTGTTTGCCAACCATGAGATGCAGGAGGCCCCAGCGGTCGTCGCagtaatactaaattttcgtGATGCTGGGTATACTGTTGGGTTGAGTTACGTTGATCTGACCAACAGAATACTTGGACTTGCTGAATTCATTGATGATAGCCACTTCACGAACTTAGAGTCAGCTTTAGTCGCACTTGGGTGTAAAGAATGCCTTTTGCCAGCTGAGGGCAGCAAAAGTGGTGAGAGCAGGACTCTATATGATGCTCTTGGTAGATGTGGTGTGATGGTGACTGAGCGAAAGAAGGCCGAATTTAAGACAAGGGATTTGGTGGAAGATTTAAGTAGGCTTGTGAAAGGTGCGACACAACCTATTAGAGACCTGCTTTCAGGATTTGAGTTATCTCCTGGTGCTTTGGGGGCATTATTGTCCTACGCGGAACTGCTTGCAGATGAGACTAACTATGGGAATTACACAATCCGAAAGTATAGCCTCGACAGCTACATGCGGTTGGATTCTGCTGCAATGAGAGCACTTAATGTCCTGGAAAGCAAAACCGATGCAAATAAAAACTTCAGTTTGTTTGGTCTAATGAATAGAACCTGCACTGCTGGAATGGGACGAAGATTGTTGCACAAGTGGCTGAAACAGCCTCTACTAGATGTAAATGAGATAAACATGAGGCTAGATTTGGTGCAAGCATTTGTGGAGGACACAGCACTTCGACAAGATTTAAGGCAACATCTTAAGAGGATCTCGGATATTGAGAGACTTACTCATAATCTTGAGAGGAAGCGAGCAGGTTTACAGCATGTTGTGAAACTTTATCAG TCCAGCATAAGACTTCCTTATATCAAAAATGCCCTGCAGAACTATGAAGGGCAATTCTCCACATTGATCAAGGAAAAGTACTTAGATGAACTTGAAATCTTGATTGACGATGATAAGTTGGGTAAATTTATCACCCTTGTAGAAACTGCTGTTGACCTCGATCAACTTGAAAATGGAGAGTTTATGATTTCACCTGCTTATGATTCTGCACTATGTGCTCTAAAGGATGAACAAGAGTTGCTTGAACAACAGATTCGCAATTTGCACAAACAGACCGCTAATGATCTTGATCTGCCCATGGATAAAGCACTGAAGTTAGACAAAGGCACACAGTTTGGACATGTGTTCAGAATTACAAAGAAGGAAGAGCCAAAGATAAGGAAGAAGCTCTCCACCCAATTTATCGTCTTAGAGACTCGAAAGGATGGAGTCAAATTTACCAACACCAAGCTTAAAAAATTGGGGGACCAGTACCAAAAGATCCTTGAAGAGTACAAAACTCGTCAGAGACACTTGGTTAATAAAGTAGTGGAGACGTCTGCTTCCTTTGCAGTG GTCTTCGAATCATTAGCTGCATTGCTTGCTCAATTGGACGTCCTCCTCAGTTTTGCTGACCTGGCGACTAGTTGTCCTGCTTCATATACAAGACCAGACATCACTCCTTTT GATGTGGGAGATATTATCTTAGAAGGTAGCAGACATCCATGTGTGGAGGCTCAAGATTGGGTTAACTTTATACCTAATGATTGTAAGCTG GTCAGGGGAAAGAGTTGGTTCCAGATCATCACAGGACCAAACATGGGTGGCAAATCCACATTTATTCGACAG GTTGGGGTGAATATACTCATGGCTCAAGTTGGCTGTTTTGTTCCCTGTGACAAGGCTAGCATTTCTGTTAGAGACTGCATTTTCGCACGTGTCGGTGCAGGAGATTGCCAG CTGCGCGGTGTCTCAACTTTTATGCAAGAGATGCTTGAGACTGCATCAATTCTCAAAGGAGCGACTGATAAATCATTGATAATCATTGATGAGCTGGGCCGCGGAACTTCAACCTACGATGGTTTTG GTTTAGCGTGGGCAATATGTGAACATCTTGTTGAAGTGATTAAAGCACCCACTCTTTTTGCTACTCATTTCCACGAGCTGACTGCATTAGCTCATGAGAATGTGGATCAAATTGGTGGAAAGCAGTTTGCAGGCATAGCAAATTATCACGTCAGTGCTCATATTGATGCTTCAAGTCGCAAGCTCACCATGCTTTACAAG GTTGAGCCAGGTGCTTGCGACCAAAGTTTTGGAATTCATGTAGCAGAGTTTGCAAACTTTCCAGAGAGTGTCGTTGCTCTCGCAAGAGAAAAAGCTGCTGAGCTAGAGGATTTCTCACCTGCAGAAATCTTGACCTACGAAGCTGGAGAAAAG GAGGGATCTAAGAGGAAGAGGGAGTATGACCCTGATGACATGTCGAGAGGTGCCACACGAGCTCGCCAATTCCTCAAGGCATTTGCCGACTTGCCATTGGAATCAATGGACGTGCAGGAAGCTCTCCATTGCGTGAGCGAGTTAAAAGATGGCTTGGAGAAAGACGCAGTTAATTCTAAATGGCTCCAACAGTTCCTTTAG